The Longimicrobium sp. DNA segment CACCTCGCCCGCGGGTTGGAATACCTGAACGAATCCGAGTTCCAGGACCTCTACGGATTGTGCTTTGAAGTGAGCCGGCTGCTCGCATCCCTTCGCGCCAACACCGGCTCACAATAAAGCTCTCACGCACTTCCGCACTTCCGCACTTCCGCACTTCCGCACTTTTGGTCAGCTGCGGACGATCTGCACGCCGCCGGAGCCGGTGTCGATGATGAGGCGGCCGCGGCCATCGCCGAGGGTGCCGGTGAAGTGGTCGCGGGCGGAGCGGCGCACCGCGGCGGGAACGTTCACGTGGATGCCGCCGCTCCCGGTGTCGATGTCCGCCTCCGCCCCGAAGTCCGCGGGGACGGCCAGCGTGACGCCGCCGGAGCCGGTGTCGATCTTCACGTGGTCGGCGTCGCGGCGCAGGCGCAGGTTCACGGCGCCGCTCCCGGTGTCGATGTCCACGATGCGCGCGTCGACCGCGTCCAGCCGCACGCCGCCGGAGCCCACGTCCACGTGCAGCCGCGCCACCGCCAGGTCCGTCCCCTGCACGCCACCGCTCCCGGTGTCGATGTCCAGTCCCGCGCCGCGCACGTTGGTGGCGCGCACGCCGCCCGAGCCGGTGTCCAGCCGGATGTCGCCCTCGGCGTCGGTGACCTCGATGCCGCCGGAGCCGGTGTCCAGGTTCAGCGGGCCGCGGGTGCCCGTGGCGTGGATGGACGAGGCGTAGCCGTTCACGCGCAGGTCGCCGCGCACGTTGCTCACGTCGACGCGGCCGACCGCGTTGTGCACCGCGACGGTGCGACCGGCGGGGACGAGCACGCGCACGTCGGCCCAGGCGCGGGTGCCGCTGCCGGAGCCGCGCACCGTCACCCGGCTGCCGCCGCCCAGGAGCCGGCGGTCGCCGCCGAAGGTGCCGTTGGAGCGCACCTCCACGGTGGTGCTGGAGGTGCGCCCCATCGCCGGGTAGATGACGCGGTCGCCGGGATAGGCCACGGCCAGGTTGCGGAAGCCGCCCGCCTCGCCGCGGCGGACGGCGAGCTGGCGCGCGTCCTCGCCGCCGCGGGTGAGCTCGACGACCACCGACGAGCCGCTCCCCGCCTCGACGCGCACCTGCCCGGCCAGGTTGTACACGGCCACGCGCTCGCCCTCCAGCGTGTAGCGCTCCTGCGCGCGCGCCGGCCGCGCCGCCAGCACCGCCGCGGCCACGGCGCACGCGCCGATCACTGCCCCGCGCATCTGCATTCGTCCTCCGGGGGTGGGATGAGAACTTCGGATGATTCGGATGATTCGGATGATTCGGGTGATTCGGGTGATTCGGGTGATTCGGGTGATTCGGTGATTCGGTGATTCGGGTGAAACGATGTGAAACGGTGTCGAAAACGCGAGTGAACTCGCGGCTACAACGGCACGCAGTCCGCCTTCGCGGACTTCCCTTCCCCGCCATCTCCGCACGTCGAAATCATCCGCGCGAGGAGAACGAACGCACTCACGCACTTCCGCACTTCCGCACTTCTTCACAGGCTCACCCACCAGTTCACCTTCACCAGGAAGACGTTCGTGGCGCGGTAGTGCGAGAGCGCGTCCAGGTCGTGCCAGAGACGGAAGCGGCCGTCGTCCACCGCGCCGTCGCGGGAGTGCGACCAGGCGAAGTACATGGTGGAGCCCAGGCGGTATTCCCAGCGCAGCACCGCGTTCAGGTTGAAGGCGCGGTAGTCGAAGTCCGGGTTGTCCCAGCTCAGGCCGCTGGCGCGAAAGGTCCCGTCCTCGTCGCGCGTCGTCGCCAGCGGCTCGAAGCGGTCGCCGAACGCCCGGGCGCGCGGGTCGGCCACCTCCATGAAGCCGCCGTACGTCCCCGCGCTGACGAAGGGCTGCGCGTACAGTTGCAGCGACAGCGTGGGCGAGAAGGTCTGGTTCACCCGCGCCGACATCCCCACCGTCTCCTGCCGCAGGTCCGCGAACACGTAGTGCGTCGAGCCCGCCCCGTCCGCCGGCGCGTCCACGTACTGCCATCCCCCCCGGTTCCGCGTGTAGAAGGGCGAGAGGGAGACGGAGGTCCCCGGCGAGGGGCGCCAGTTGGCGTAGAGGGAGACGTTCCAGCTCCACCCGCCGGTCTGGTCCTCGAGCGACCAGTTGTAGTCGAACGAGCCGTTCAGCGCCTTGCGGTCGTCCGTCCACGCCCCGCCCCAGCCGTTCGTGGACGCGGGGCGGAGGATGGCCGGGCCGCCGCGCAGCGCGCTGGTGCTGATGGACGCAAGGTCGCGCTCGATGCCGCCGTAGAAGCCCCAGTAGCTCTTCAGGCTCCACGAGCCGTTCACGTTGGCGCCGCGCTGCGTCAGGTCGCCGCCGAAGTCGCGGCCGTCGAAGGCGTTGAAGTTCACGTTGAAATTGCGGAACGGCCCGACCGGGTTGAACTGGCGGAACTGGAAGTAGGCCGCGTTCACCACCTCGTCGGCATCGCGCTGGTAGCCCAGGTCGTTCACCTCGAAGCCGGGGGTGCGCACGATCCCCAGCAATCCTCCCTGCCAGCGCCCTTTCACCCGCTGCAGCGCCCAGCTCCCCGCCCACCCCGCCAGCGACGTCGCCGCCGAGTCCACGCGCAGGTACGACGCGTCCGGGCGCTGGTAGTAGCGCGCGGGGGATTCCTGCAGCGCGACGATGGCGTCCGTCGATCCGCGGACGTTCGAGCCGAGGACGTACGCGCTGGCCAGCCACGCGTCGTTCCCCCAGCGGTGGGTGAAGTCCGCCCCGCCGGCGAAGGCGTCCGACGGCAGGTCGCCGATCCCCGTGCCCCCCAGCGAGCGGTGGACGGCGGTGCCCACGAAACCCAGCTGCGTCTTCCCGCCGCCCATGTCGCGGCGCGCGCGGAAGACGCCGAAGCCGGTCATCGGCTCCACCACCTGGCTCCTCGCCACCCCGCCGTCCATCACCGCCCCCCGCTCCTCCCCCGTCAGCGCGGCGAGGGTGCCGACCGACCAGCCGGAGCCGACGCGGCCGGAGAGCTTGGCGGCGCCCAGGATGGTGCTCTGCCGCGGCTGGTCCACGTAGTCGCCGTCCAGCGCGAGGTGCGGGGTGCGGCCCACGCGGCGCGAGTAGAAGAGCGACTCGTTGGACCCGTCGCCCAGGCCGATGGCGAAGCGGAAGATGTCGGCGCCCTCGGTGAAGAAGGGGCGGCGCTCGGAGAAGAACGACTCGTACTGCGTGAGGTTCACCTGGCTGGGATCGGCCTCCACCTGCCCGAAGTCGGGGTTCACCGTGGCGTCGAGGGTGAGGTCGGAGGTCAGGCCGTACTTCAGGTCCAGCCCCGCGGAGCCGTGCAGGTCGGTGGGCGAGTAGAAGGGATCGAGCCGCGTTCCCGGCGCGCGGCGGACGGAGCTGACGGTGTAGGGGAGGAGCTCCAGCCGGCGGGGAGACGGAAGGTTGCGCATCCCCCGCAGCTCGCCGAAGCGGGCCACCGTGCGCGAGTCGTCCTTGCGCAGCGGCGCCCAGTAGCTTTCCTCGTTCACCCGGGCCACGGCGCGCGCGCCCTCGAACCCCCACGTGCCGTCCCCGTCCGCGGCGAAGCGCAGCGCGGAGAGGGGGATGCGGAACTCGGCGCTCCATCCGTGCTCGTCGCGGCTCACGGCCACGTCCCACACCGCGTCCCAGCCCACGTCGTCGTCGGCGCCGTCGGTGAGGATGAAGTCGCGCTTCACCCCCGCGGGGTTCACGCCGAAGGCGTAGGCGCTGCGCCGGTCGTGGCGCGAGTCGAAGGCCACCAGCAGCCAGTCCGACGGCGACCCCTCGTCGCGCCGCGTCAGCTGCGAGCGGATGAGCGCCGGCTCGGCGTCGTAGCCGCGCATGGCCACGTAGACCGCGCCGTCGTCGAAGGCCACGCGCATCACGGTGGGAAAGCGCGAGGGCTTGCCCTCGTCGGGATCTTTCTGGACGAAGCCGGCCGCCGAGTCGGCGGCGGCCCAGACGGGGTCGTCGAGCTTCCCGTCGATGGTGGGCGCGCCCGTGGCGGCCGTGAGCCGGTAGGCGGTGAGGGCCTGCGCGGCGCCCACGGAGGTGTCGGCCGCGAGGCTTGCGGAGAGAATGAGCGCGGCGAGCATCGGGAAATCCGGTCCGCGAAACGTAGGAAGGGGGAGGTGAGCCCGGCTCACCTCCCCCGTACGCGGCTACCGGCGGGTGAGTTTCACGTCTCCCGAGAAGGTGCTCACCGTCACGCTGGCGTCGCCCGCGCCGACCCGCGCGGTGGCGTTGCGGCGGTTCTCGCGCTGCACCCGCGCGCCGGGATAGTCCACCGAGATGCCGCCGCTGAAGGTGGTCATCTCCACGCTGGCCGAGGCGTTCGCGGCCAGCTGCAGCGTCACGTCGCCGCTGTGGGTGGTGAGCTCCAGGTCGGCGTCGCGGGCCAGGTCGCCGGACAGCACGATCCCCCCGGCCACGGTCTGGAAGGTGCCGCTGAGCCCGCGCCCCGTCACCCGGATCCCGCCGCTCACGCTGTGCACCTCGGCGCGGCCGCGCATCGACGCGATCTCCACGTCGCCGCTCACCGAGCCCGCCTCCACCTCGCCGGTGGCGGCGGTGATGCGCACGGTGCCGCTCACGCTGTTGGCCTCCACCCGGTCGCGCACGGTGCCGCCGACGGTCACCGGGCCGCTCATGGAGTTGGCCTCCACGCGCTCGGCGGTGGCGTCCACGTCCACCGGGCCGCTGCGCGAGACGGCGGTGATGTGCCGCGAGCGCCCGCCGGTCACGCGCACCGGGCCGCTCACCGAGTGGGCCTCCACGTTGCCCGCCATCCCGGTGACGGTAACGCCGGCCGCGACCACGTTCACCTCCAGGTCCTTCCGGGCGGGGACGCGCACCTCGATGCTGGAGCCGCGCCCGCCGTGGCCGCCGTAGCCGTTGCCGCCGCGGGGAACCACGCGCACCACCACGCCGTCGCCCTCGTCCTCCACGTCCACCCGGTCGCGGTCCGAGCCCAGGGTGCCGGTCACCTGCACCTGGTTGCGGTC contains these protein-coding regions:
- a CDS encoding DUF4097 family beta strand repeat-containing protein, which translates into the protein MRVKTMIAAAALVAAGAGPARAQQQVNVTRNTGPTGAVEIQNPTGEVRVVAWDRNQVQVTGTLGSDRDRVDVEDEGDGVVVRVVPRGGNGYGGHGGRGSSIEVRVPARKDLEVNVVAAGVTVTGMAGNVEAHSVSGPVRVTGGRSRHITAVSRSGPVDVDATAERVEANSMSGPVTVGGTVRDRVEANSVSGTVRITAATGEVEAGSVSGDVEIASMRGRAEVHSVSGGIRVTGRGLSGTFQTVAGGIVLSGDLARDADLELTTHSGDVTLQLAANASASVEMTTFSGGISVDYPGARVQRENRRNATARVGAGDASVTVSTFSGDVKLTRR
- a CDS encoding DUF5916 domain-containing protein, with the protein product MLAALILSASLAADTSVGAAQALTAYRLTAATGAPTIDGKLDDPVWAAADSAAGFVQKDPDEGKPSRFPTVMRVAFDDGAVYVAMRGYDAEPALIRSQLTRRDEGSPSDWLLVAFDSRHDRRSAYAFGVNPAGVKRDFILTDGADDDVGWDAVWDVAVSRDEHGWSAEFRIPLSALRFAADGDGTWGFEGARAVARVNEESYWAPLRKDDSRTVARFGELRGMRNLPSPRRLELLPYTVSSVRRAPGTRLDPFYSPTDLHGSAGLDLKYGLTSDLTLDATVNPDFGQVEADPSQVNLTQYESFFSERRPFFTEGADIFRFAIGLGDGSNESLFYSRRVGRTPHLALDGDYVDQPRQSTILGAAKLSGRVGSGWSVGTLAALTGEERGAVMDGGVARSQVVEPMTGFGVFRARRDMGGGKTQLGFVGTAVHRSLGGTGIGDLPSDAFAGGADFTHRWGNDAWLASAYVLGSNVRGSTDAIVALQESPARYYQRPDASYLRVDSAATSLAGWAGSWALQRVKGRWQGGLLGIVRTPGFEVNDLGYQRDADEVVNAAYFQFRQFNPVGPFRNFNVNFNAFDGRDFGGDLTQRGANVNGSWSLKSYWGFYGGIERDLASISTSALRGGPAILRPASTNGWGGAWTDDRKALNGSFDYNWSLEDQTGGWSWNVSLYANWRPSPGTSVSLSPFYTRNRGGWQYVDAPADGAGSTHYVFADLRQETVGMSARVNQTFSPTLSLQLYAQPFVSAGTYGGFMEVADPRARAFGDRFEPLATTRDEDGTFRASGLSWDNPDFDYRAFNLNAVLRWEYRLGSTMYFAWSHSRDGAVDDGRFRLWHDLDALSHYRATNVFLVKVNWWVSL
- a CDS encoding DUF4097 family beta strand repeat-containing protein, with the protein product MQMRGAVIGACAVAAAVLAARPARAQERYTLEGERVAVYNLAGQVRVEAGSGSSVVVELTRGGEDARQLAVRRGEAGGFRNLAVAYPGDRVIYPAMGRTSSTTVEVRSNGTFGGDRRLLGGGSRVTVRGSGSGTRAWADVRVLVPAGRTVAVHNAVGRVDVSNVRGDLRVNGYASSIHATGTRGPLNLDTGSGGIEVTDAEGDIRLDTGSGGVRATNVRGAGLDIDTGSGGVQGTDLAVARLHVDVGSGGVRLDAVDARIVDIDTGSGAVNLRLRRDADHVKIDTGSGGVTLAVPADFGAEADIDTGSGGIHVNVPAAVRRSARDHFTGTLGDGRGRLIIDTGSGGVQIVRS